AGCTGGTGGACATGGCGACGTCGATCGAGCTGAACCGGGCCCTGGCGTACCAGTGTGCCGCCCAGTATGCGAGGGGGGCCGACGTGACAAAGGAGATCTCCATGCTGAAGGCCTCCGCGGCGGAAATGGTCAACCGCGTCGCCTACGATGCAACCCAGCTCTACGGCGGATACGGCTTCATGGCCGAATACGAGGTGGCACGCCTGTACGCGGACCTGAGGCCCGTCAGCATCGCCGGGGGAACCACCGAGATCATGAAGGACATCATCGGCCGCCTCATGGGCCTGTGAGGGGACGGGAAAGGGGGACTCGGCCTTCCCGTCCCCCTCGGCCTTCCCTTCCATCTCGCGGCGGTCTCTGACGGCCGCCGCATGATTTTCTTCCCTCGACCATGCCCCCCCGGACGCAGCGGTTTCATGGCCGTGTTCCGGAGCGCCCCGCCAATCCGATCAAAATCCATGCTCATTTCTCACTCCTTATGGTAAGAAGATGTTCAACCAATACAAACGAGAAGGGAGGCAATCATGGACGTTCGGGACATGAAAGGCAATCCGGGAATGTGGGAACAATTGTCGTGGGGAGATCTGAGCAGCAAGGAAAAAGAACTCTGGACCCTCCTTGGCTGGGACGCGGACAGATGGGACCGGAATGAAGCACCGCCAAGCACTGACAAGTATTGGAACGACTTGAATTTTCAGGAAAGAAAGGCCGCGGAAGGCCTCGGCTTCACGGAAAAGATCTGGAATGGTTTTGAGGATGAATAACACGGACGCGGATTGTATGCCGCATTGTCCTATTCTTTAGAACCAATTGCAGTGGCTGTCACCGAAGCTTGTTGCATCGGGTCGGGATCCTCCGGCAAATCAGGGAACAGAATGACGCACCCAAACGAACGGATTGAGCAGCCTGTTCGCGTGTTGAGGCTTCGACCTCATCACATCCTGTGCATGCGATATCTCCCACCGGAGCTTCTGGTACGGGGAGGCGAATTTGAAGAGGTCAGCAGAGACGTCAGGGAGACTTTGATTTCGAGCGAGACAGCCATGATCGAGGTATCCCGCGGCTTGGATGATCTCTGCATATCATGTCCGGACTGTGGAGAAAACGGCTGCGTCAGTTCCTTCGGCGATGAGGAAAAGGTAGGCCGTTGGGATTTCAGGGTTATGGGTGGTCTCGGCCTGAATTATGGTGACCGTATGACGGCAGGAGAATTCAGGACGCTCATCCGTCAAAAGGCGCCGCTCGATTTCTGCAAAAACAGGTGTCCGTGGAAATCGATCTGTACCGTATTCAGCCAAGGAGCGTGACGGCGCAACAGATCTCCGATTTACGGGAACATGACCAAGTCAATCCAGATTGCGGGGGGGTGTAAGGACGCTATTCCATTCGGGAGTTCCTTACTCAAGATGCTTATGCAATCCAAGCGTCTTCATCCTGTGGTTCAGGGTCGTACGCTTGATCCCCAGCCGTTCGGCGGCACCCCCCGGCCCTCCAATTT
This window of the Syntrophales bacterium genome carries:
- a CDS encoding DUF1284 domain-containing protein; translated protein: MTHPNERIEQPVRVLRLRPHHILCMRYLPPELLVRGGEFEEVSRDVRETLISSETAMIEVSRGLDDLCISCPDCGENGCVSSFGDEEKVGRWDFRVMGGLGLNYGDRMTAGEFRTLIRQKAPLDFCKNRCPWKSICTVFSQGA